The Cyprinus carpio isolate SPL01 chromosome A19, ASM1834038v1, whole genome shotgun sequence genome has a segment encoding these proteins:
- the LOC109053200 gene encoding homeobox protein Hox-A13a-like, producing the protein MTTSLLLRPRWIDPVMFLYDNGGGLDDTGKNMEGFTGGNFSPSPCRNLMAHPASLAPSAAYPSSEAVASGAGEPGKQCSPCSAVQGSASAAISYGYFGGGGYYPCRMSHHHGGGGGVKTCAQSPASASPYGEKYIDTSASTGEDYTSSRAKEFAFYSSYASSPYQPVPSYLDVPVVQAMSGPEPRHESLLPMESYQPWAITASGWNGQVYCTKEQPHTGNVWKSPIPEGVSHGGADGSSFRRGRKKRVPYTKVQLKELEREYAANKFITKDKRRRISAQTNLSERQVTIWFQNRRVKEKKVVNKLKSNS; encoded by the exons TATGGAAGGGTTCACGGGAGGTAACTTCTCGCCAAGCCCGTGCAGGAATTTGATGGCTCACCCTGCCTCTCTTGCTCCCAGCGCTGCTTATCCGTCAAGCGAAGCGGTTGCCTCTGGAGCGGGTGAGCCTGGGAAGCAATGCAGCCCCTGCTCAGCCGTCCAGGGTTCAGCCAGCGCTGCAATTTCCTACGGATATTTTGGTGGCGGTGGATACTATCCTTGCCGAATGTCCCATCACCATGGGGGCGGTGGAGGTGTGAAGACATGCGCCCAGTCCCCCGCTTCTGCCTCACCTTACGGGGAAAAATACATAGATACGTCCGCTTCTACAGGTGAAGATTACACGTCCTCGCGCGCCAAAGAGTTTGCCTTCTACTCGAGCTACGCCTCGAGCCCGTATCAGCCAGTTCCGAGCTATCTGGATGTGCCTGTAGTCCAGGCTATGAGCGGGCCTGAGCCCCGGCATGAGTCCTTATTACCAATGGAGAGTTACCAACCGTGGGCTATCACAGCCAGTGGCTGGAACGGGCAGGTCTACTGCACCAAAGAGCAGCCACATACGGGAAACGTGTGGAAGTCTCCAATACCAG AGGGAGTGTCTCACGGAGGGGCAGACGGTAGCTCTTTTCGCCGCGGGAGGAAGAAACGTGTTCCATACACCAAGGTGCAGCTGAAGGAGCTTGAAAGGGAGTATGCCGCAAACAAGTTTATCACCAAGGACAAACGCAGGCGGATATCCGCTCAGACCAACTTGTCTGAACGACAGGTTACTATATGGTTCCAGAACCGACGGGTAAAGGAGAAAAAAGTCGTCAACAAATTAAAAAGCAACAGTTAG